In Papaver somniferum cultivar HN1 chromosome 1, ASM357369v1, whole genome shotgun sequence, a genomic segment contains:
- the LOC113301150 gene encoding ethylene receptor-like: MESCNCIEPQWPADELLMKYQYISDFFIALAYFSIPLELIYFVKKSAVFPYRWVLVQFGAFIVLCGATHLINLWTFSMHSRTVAVVMTTSKVLTAVVSCATALMLVHIIPDLLSVKTRELFLKNKAAELDREMGLIRTQEETGRHVRMLTHEIRSTLDRHTILKTTLVELGRTLALEECALWMPSRSSLELQLSYTLRHQNPAGLSVPIQLSVINQVFSSNRAMKISPNSPVARIRPLAGKYMPGEVVAVRVPLLNLSDFQNDWQEQSAQYALMVLMLPSDSARQWHVHELELVEVVADQVAVALSHAAILEESMRARDQLMEQNVALDLARREAETAIRARNDFLGVMNHEMRTPMHAIIALSSLIQETELTPEQRLMVETVLKSSNLLATLINDVLDLSRLEDGSLELDIGTFNLNGMFKEVINLIKPIASVKKLLISLNMAADLPEYAVGDERRLMQTILNVAGNALKFSKEGSISIAACIAKSDSLRDARAPDFFPVYGADHFYLRVQVKDTGLGINLQDIPYLFNKFAQTQPLSSKNVNGTGLGLAICKRFVSLMKGHIWIESEGLGKGCTAIFIVKLGIANQSTESEQHFIPKLHGNHALATFQGLKVLVIDDNGVSRMVTKGLLVHLGCDVTVVSSGKDCLRSVTPEHKVVFMDVSMSGMEGYEVAVRLHERFSTRHERPLLVALTGSTDRVTKEHCLRVGMDGVILKPISLEKMRIALSELLEHGVFSEAKW; encoded by the exons ATGGAGTCTTGCAACTGCATTGAGCCTCAATGGCCTGCAGATGAACTGTTAATGAAGTATCAGTACATCTCTGACTTCTTCATTGCACTTGCATATTTCTCTATCCCTCTTGAGTTAATCTACTTTGTAAAAAAATCAGCAGTTTTCCCATACAGATGGGTGCTTGTACAATTCGGAGCTTTCATTGTTCTTTGTGGAGCTACACACCTAATTAACTTATGGACTTTCAGCATGCATTCACGAACTGTAGCAGTTGTAATGACCACATCAAAGGTTTTGACTGCAGTTGTGTCCTGTGCTACTGCCCTAATGCTTGTGCACATTATTCCTGACTTGTTGAGCGTGAAAACTAGGGAgttatttttgaaaaataaggcTGCAGAGCTTGACCGTGAGATGGGTTTGATCCGTACCCAAGAAGAGACAGGCAGACATGTTAGAATGCTTACTCATGAGATCAGAAGCACCCTTGACAGACACACAATCCTGAAGACTACTCTTGTTGAGCTGGGGAGAACTTTGGCGTTGGAGGAGTGTGCACTGTGGATGCCATCACGCTCCAGTTTGGAGCTTCAACTTTCCTACACTCTACGCCACCAGAATCCTGCTGGACTTTCTGTGCCTATCCAGCTTTCTGTGATTAATCAAGTCTTCAGTAGCAACCGTGCAATGAAAATATCACCAAATTCACCAGTTGCAAGAATAAGACCTCTTGCAGGGAAATATATGCCCGGGGAGGTTGTTGCTGTGAGGGTCCCACTCCTAAACCTCTCTGATTTCCAAAATGATTGGCAAGAACAATCTGCGCAGTATGCATTGATGGTTTTGATGCTTCCCTCAGACAGTGCGAGACAATGGCATGTACACGAGCTGGAGCTAGTCGAAGTGGTTGCTGATCAG GTGGCTGTTGCTCTTTCCCATGCTGCAATTCTTGAAGAATCAATGAGGGCGAGAGACCAGCTTATGGAACAAAATGTTGCACTGGATCTAGCAAGGAGAGAAGCAGAAACAGCCATACGAGCTCGCAATGATTTCCTGGGAGTGATGAACCATGAGATGAGAACCCCTATGCATGCAATCATAGCACTCTCATCTTTAATTCAAGAAACTGAATTGACTCCTGAGCAACGCCTTATGGTGGAAACAGTTCTGAAGAGCAGTAACCTCTTAGCTACGCTCATCAATGATGTATTGGATCTTTCAAGGCTTGAAGACGGAAGTCTTGAACTTGACATTGGGACGTTTAACCTTAATGGAATGTTCAAAGAG GTTATTAACTTGATTAAGCCCATTGCTTCTGTTAAAAAGTTGTTGATTTCTTTAAATATGGCTGCGGATTTGCCTGAGTATGCTGTTGGTGATGAAAGACGTCTCATGCAAACAATCCTAAATGTTGCCGGAAATGCTCTTAAGTTCTCAAAAGAAGGCAGCATCTCAATTGCTGCTTGTATTGCAAAATCTGATTCTTTAAGAGATGCTCGAGCACctgatttttttcctgtttatggTGCTGATCACTTCTATCTACGAGTACAG GTAAAGGATACTGGCCTAGGGATCAATCTTCAAGATATCCCTTATTTATTTAACAAATTTGCACAAACCCAGCCTCTATCAAGTAAAAATGTTAATGGTACAGGGTTAGGGCTTGCAATTTGTAAGAG GTTTGTGAGTCTAATGAAAGGGCATATTTGGATCGAGAGTGAAGGTCTTGGCAAAGGGTGCACTGCTATATTCATTGTGAAACTTGGAATTGCAAATCAATCAACTGAGTCGGAACAACATTTTATACCCAAGCTGCATGGAAATCATGCCCTGGCTACGTTTCAAGGGCTCAAAGTTCTTGTCATCGATGACAATGG GGTGAGTAGGATGGTTACCAAGGGACTACTCGTGCATCTTGGGTGCGATGTAACTGTTGTCAGTTCAGGGAAAGACTGTTTGCGATCTGTTACTCCTGAACACAAGGTTGTTTTCATGGATGTATCCATGTCTGGAATGGAAGGGTATGAAGTGGCGGTCCGATTGCATGAAAGATTTTCTACACGCCATGAGAGACCGCTGCTCGTAGCTCTTACAGGGAGTACAGATAGGGTAACAAAAGAGCACTGTTTGAGGGTTGGTATGGATGGAGTGATCTTAAAACCTATAtcacttgagaaaatgaggattgCCCTGTCAGAGCTTCTAGAGCATGGGGTTTTCTCTGAAGCCAAGTGGTAG